The Agrobacterium vitis genome has a segment encoding these proteins:
- a CDS encoding DNA-binding protein, translating to MTFLTAKEIADAGVRLKLRALPHTKRGVQDHIDRHDWKSLSDDLCRKRAGREGGGGFEFHISLLPEALQAALHGERVRELVTASQQATKSKEVTAREKLSTATLSARQRDVMNARSAILSAIEMHQIISGLSLRQAIYSFLADPAALDVSETILITANDRTSGKAVVSRATLYEWFKLRDTVGLGSLAPLPTKEKQEVPSWFWQFLRFYAQPTKPCLTDALENYCKALPSHIMPPNYDQVRRLMARLGNVEKHRGREGSLTLKSRMAFTMRSTADLLPGCVYTADGKTFDAEIAHPIHGQPFRPEITSIVDVATRKCVGFSFGLAENTIGVVDALRYACEQNGIPAIFYVDRGPGFKNDVLDNELTGVTERLGITKLHSLPQNSQARGIIERFNGSVWNPLSKEFETYIGADMDRQARQKTFKTTRKDIKQFGASSRLPTWQDFLTACVNAVASYNAKPHSSLPGKMSPNQMWEYHVSTGFEIVPVLEHEKNDLREAGSVSRPPP from the coding sequence ATGACCTTCCTAACAGCTAAAGAAATAGCCGACGCTGGTGTACGCCTAAAGCTTCGGGCGCTTCCGCATACAAAGCGGGGCGTGCAGGACCATATTGATCGTCATGATTGGAAAAGCCTCTCAGACGATCTTTGCCGCAAGCGTGCAGGCCGCGAAGGCGGCGGTGGATTTGAATTTCATATCTCGCTTCTACCCGAAGCATTACAGGCTGCTTTGCACGGCGAACGCGTCCGTGAACTGGTGACAGCTAGCCAACAGGCAACGAAGTCCAAAGAGGTGACCGCCAGAGAAAAACTCTCCACAGCCACCCTATCGGCCCGTCAGCGCGATGTTATGAATGCCCGTTCGGCGATTTTGTCGGCAATCGAAATGCATCAGATCATTTCCGGTCTGTCCCTACGCCAAGCCATTTATTCTTTTCTCGCCGATCCAGCCGCGCTTGATGTTTCGGAAACCATTCTGATTACCGCCAATGATCGGACATCGGGAAAGGCGGTGGTCAGCCGTGCCACCTTGTACGAGTGGTTCAAGCTGCGCGATACGGTCGGCCTTGGTTCTCTTGCCCCTTTGCCCACTAAGGAAAAGCAGGAAGTGCCGTCATGGTTCTGGCAGTTCCTGCGGTTTTATGCCCAGCCGACCAAGCCCTGCCTAACCGATGCGTTAGAAAATTATTGCAAGGCGCTGCCATCGCATATCATGCCACCGAACTACGATCAGGTTCGCCGGTTGATGGCGCGGCTTGGCAATGTCGAAAAGCATCGTGGCCGCGAGGGATCTTTGACGCTGAAGAGCCGAATGGCTTTCACGATGCGCTCCACCGCTGATCTGTTGCCCGGTTGCGTTTACACAGCTGACGGCAAGACATTTGACGCCGAGATTGCCCATCCGATCCACGGTCAGCCATTCCGTCCAGAAATCACCAGCATCGTGGACGTTGCGACCCGGAAATGTGTTGGGTTCTCCTTTGGTCTTGCGGAAAACACCATCGGCGTCGTCGATGCGCTCCGCTATGCCTGCGAACAGAACGGCATTCCGGCGATCTTTTACGTGGATCGTGGACCGGGCTTTAAAAATGACGTTCTCGACAACGAGCTAACGGGTGTCACCGAACGTTTGGGCATCACCAAGCTTCACTCGCTGCCACAAAACTCGCAAGCCAGAGGCATTATCGAACGCTTCAATGGTTCGGTCTGGAACCCGCTATCGAAGGAATTCGAGACCTATATCGGCGCGGATATGGACAGGCAGGCCCGGCAAAAGACTTTCAAAACCACCCGTAAAGACATCAAGCAATTCGGCGCATCCAGCCGCTTGCCCACTTGGCAGGATTTCCTAACGGCCTGCGTCAATGCCGTGGCTTCCTACAATGCCAAGCCGCATTCGTCATTGC
- a CDS encoding helix-turn-helix domain-containing protein: MGAINWTPKRILCEIQERGMTLEQFALRNGRNPASFRHIWKRPNAINEQIVADFIGQKVETLWPNRYPKTKTRVYDSKKHGPLESQKSNAAVDKRVAA; this comes from the coding sequence ATGGGTGCCATCAATTGGACCCCGAAGCGGATACTTTGCGAGATCCAAGAGCGTGGCATGACGCTCGAACAATTCGCACTCCGCAACGGTCGCAACCCCGCCAGCTTCCGTCACATCTGGAAGCGTCCCAACGCCATCAACGAACAGATCGTCGCTGACTTCATTGGGCAGAAGGTCGAAACCCTTTGGCCGAACCGATATCCCAAAACCAAAACTCGTGTGTACGATAGCAAGAAACATGGGCCGTTAGAAAGTCAGAAATCTAATGCTGCTGTTGACAAGCGGGTGGCGGCATGA
- a CDS encoding helix-turn-helix domain-containing protein — protein MAKSESEPKTDLGARIRDVRRKLGDPDRSEFADSLGISKNTLAYYERGERTPDASTLAVYHERFGVNLNWLTTGKGETFTLSSEDLSENDAQLLRDFRQLPENRQLDIMEITQMHLKRIQRG, from the coding sequence TTGGCGAAAAGCGAGAGCGAGCCGAAAACGGATCTTGGCGCTAGGATTCGGGATGTTCGAAGGAAATTGGGAGACCCTGATCGGTCGGAGTTTGCTGATAGCCTTGGCATCAGCAAGAACACGCTTGCCTATTACGAGCGCGGCGAAAGAACACCTGACGCTTCTACGCTCGCCGTCTACCACGAAAGATTCGGGGTAAATCTCAATTGGCTTACGACAGGCAAGGGCGAGACGTTTACGTTATCGAGCGAAGACTTGAGCGAAAACGACGCTCAACTCTTACGCGACTTCCGCCAGCTGCCTGAAAATCGGCAGCTGGACATAATGGAAATCACACAAATGCATCTCAAGCGGATACAGCGTGGATAA
- a CDS encoding helix-turn-helix transcriptional regulator, whose translation MGILRYKVRAWRKAAEMTQADLALATGKTVQTISALERGRPTRQSTLDAVARVFDVTPEALRSDPPTMLMSPDEIEALATTGRILSAIAQMAAGGEISGHYIWRCKE comes from the coding sequence ATGGGCATTCTTAGATATAAAGTGCGGGCTTGGCGTAAGGCGGCTGAGATGACGCAAGCCGATCTCGCGTTGGCGACCGGGAAAACCGTACAGACAATATCAGCCTTGGAGCGCGGACGGCCTACCCGTCAGTCAACACTTGATGCCGTGGCTCGGGTGTTCGACGTTACGCCGGAAGCCTTGCGAAGCGATCCGCCAACCATGCTTATGTCCCCGGACGAGATCGAGGCTTTGGCGACGACAGGGCGGATTTTAAGCGCGATTGCCCAGATGGCGGCGGGGGGCGAGATATCCGGCCATTATATCTGGCGCTGCAAAGAATGA
- the mnmA gene encoding tRNA 2-thiouridine(34) synthase MnmA — translation MNTLDFDKRPEDTRVVVAMSGGVDSSVVAGVLKREGYDVLGITLQLYDHGAAVHRAGSCCAGQDIDDARRVCETLGIPHYVLDYEQRFRDTVINPFMDSYIAGETPIPCVACNQTVKFADLLATARELGADALATGHYIRSRATPLPNDPGHRALFRPIDSERDQSYFLFATTQEQIDYLRFPLGGLSKAETRKLAEDMGLVVAQKADSQDICFVPQGKYADIINKLKPNAALSGDIVHLDGRVLGQHEGILHYTIGQRKGLGVATGEPLYVVYLDARSRRVIVGPREALETRRVYLRDINWLGDRAIEDEASGGFACFAKVRSTRPPAPAHLHADETGIYVDLDMGEAGVAPGQACVLYSGEGADARVYGGGFIERSERQAEAETFLKALLAGAQAA, via the coding sequence GTGAATACGCTGGATTTTGACAAGAGACCGGAAGATACCCGCGTTGTCGTCGCCATGTCAGGCGGCGTCGATAGTTCTGTCGTGGCCGGAGTGTTGAAACGCGAAGGCTATGACGTGCTGGGCATCACCCTCCAGCTTTACGATCATGGTGCCGCCGTGCATCGGGCGGGGTCCTGTTGCGCCGGTCAGGATATCGACGATGCGCGCCGGGTCTGTGAGACGCTGGGCATTCCCCATTATGTGTTGGATTACGAACAGCGTTTCCGCGACACCGTGATCAATCCGTTCATGGACAGCTATATCGCCGGTGAAACGCCGATCCCCTGCGTGGCCTGCAACCAGACGGTCAAATTCGCCGATCTTCTGGCCACCGCCCGCGAGCTTGGGGCCGACGCGCTGGCGACCGGCCATTATATCCGTTCACGCGCCACGCCCCTGCCGAACGATCCGGGCCATCGCGCCCTGTTTCGTCCCATCGACAGCGAGCGCGATCAGAGCTATTTCCTGTTTGCTACCACCCAGGAACAGATCGACTATCTGCGCTTTCCGCTGGGCGGCCTGTCCAAGGCCGAGACCCGCAAACTGGCCGAGGACATGGGCCTCGTCGTCGCTCAAAAAGCCGACAGCCAGGACATCTGTTTCGTGCCGCAAGGCAAATATGCCGATATCATCAACAAGCTGAAGCCGAACGCGGCATTGAGCGGCGATATCGTCCATCTCGATGGCCGGGTTCTGGGCCAGCATGAAGGCATCCTGCACTATACGATCGGCCAGCGCAAAGGCCTCGGCGTTGCCACCGGCGAGCCGCTTTACGTCGTTTATCTGGACGCCCGCTCGCGCCGGGTGATCGTCGGGCCGCGTGAAGCGCTGGAAACTCGCCGCGTCTATCTGCGCGACATCAACTGGCTGGGCGACCGCGCCATCGAGGATGAGGCAAGCGGCGGTTTTGCCTGTTTTGCCAAGGTGCGCTCCACCCGCCCCCCTGCTCCGGCCCATCTGCATGCCGATGAAACCGGCATCTATGTTGACCTCGATATGGGGGAAGCTGGCGTTGCGCCGGGCCAGGCCTGCGTGCTCTATTCGGGCGAAGGCGCCGACGCCCGCGTCTATGGCGGCGGCTTTATCGAACGCTCGGAACGCCAGGCCGAAGCCGAGACCTTCCTGAAGGCGCTTCTGGCGGGCGCACAAGCCGCCTAA
- a CDS encoding FGGY-family carbohydrate kinase: MRDHLIAVDVGTGSARAGVVTRTGRLLARREHPILLSRPSDERGEHNSQDIWEACCIAVKAALAEAGIGPTAIAGIGFDATCSLVLLDSSGQPLCLNGEDGFDIISWLDHRATAEAEECGRIDHPVLHHNGRVISPEAEIPKLMWLKRHRPDLWQRLGLAFDLADFLTWKATGSPARSLCTLTSKWTFFGHSKPGWQQGFLDRVGLDDLVARAGLPQEAVAVGKSVGTLSTEAADALGLMAGIPVAAGMVDAYAGALGVLGSTDLSDPELNHVAMIGGTSSCLIALRPQPLYGFSLWGPYFGAIFPDLWLVEAGQSATGALLNHLVRSHAEGGEPSIDNHRRVIARIAALRAEEGPSFAEKINVLPDFHGNRSPFADPNLTGTISGLTLDASFDGLCRLYWRACVGIVLGLRQIVETLGKDGIGPLRLHLTGGHVKNPLLVELYAEATGCELVVADGTDAVLIGTAINAASAAGLYPGLAEAGAAMAEPGRLVVPNRDMKGIYDRDYARFLAMQRHRAELDAI; the protein is encoded by the coding sequence ATGCGAGATCATCTGATTGCGGTGGATGTCGGCACCGGCAGCGCGCGTGCCGGTGTCGTGACGCGCACCGGTCGCCTGCTGGCCAGACGCGAACACCCGATCCTGCTTTCACGCCCAAGCGATGAGCGCGGCGAACACAATTCCCAGGATATCTGGGAGGCCTGCTGCATCGCGGTCAAGGCAGCGCTTGCCGAAGCTGGCATCGGTCCCACAGCCATTGCCGGTATCGGCTTCGACGCGACCTGCTCACTGGTGCTGCTTGACAGCAGCGGCCAGCCGCTCTGCCTGAATGGAGAAGACGGTTTCGACATCATTTCCTGGCTGGATCACCGCGCCACGGCTGAAGCAGAGGAATGCGGGCGCATTGATCATCCGGTGCTGCACCACAATGGCCGGGTCATCTCCCCGGAAGCCGAAATCCCCAAGCTGATGTGGCTGAAACGTCATCGCCCGGATCTCTGGCAAAGACTGGGTTTAGCCTTCGACCTCGCCGATTTCCTGACCTGGAAGGCGACGGGCAGCCCGGCGCGGTCGCTCTGCACTCTGACATCGAAATGGACGTTTTTCGGCCATAGCAAGCCCGGCTGGCAGCAGGGTTTTCTGGACCGCGTCGGGCTGGATGACCTGGTGGCCCGCGCAGGCTTACCGCAAGAGGCGGTCGCGGTCGGCAAAAGCGTCGGCACACTCAGCACCGAGGCCGCAGACGCGCTGGGGCTTATGGCTGGCATTCCCGTTGCCGCAGGCATGGTTGACGCCTATGCAGGCGCACTCGGCGTGCTGGGATCGACGGATCTCTCAGACCCTGAGCTTAACCACGTGGCGATGATCGGCGGCACCTCCAGCTGCCTGATTGCACTCCGGCCCCAGCCTCTTTACGGTTTCAGCCTCTGGGGGCCTTATTTCGGGGCAATTTTCCCCGATCTCTGGCTGGTGGAGGCCGGACAATCGGCAACCGGCGCGTTGCTCAATCATCTTGTCCGCAGCCATGCGGAAGGCGGCGAGCCAAGCATCGACAATCATCGCCGCGTCATAGCCCGGATCGCTGCATTGCGCGCCGAGGAAGGCCCATCTTTCGCAGAGAAAATCAACGTCCTGCCGGATTTTCACGGCAACCGTTCGCCCTTTGCCGACCCGAATCTGACGGGAACAATCTCCGGCCTGACGCTGGATGCCTCGTTTGACGGGCTCTGCCGTCTCTATTGGCGCGCCTGCGTCGGCATCGTGCTTGGCCTGCGCCAGATCGTCGAGACACTCGGCAAGGACGGGATAGGCCCGCTGCGCCTGCATCTCACCGGCGGCCATGTCAAAAATCCGCTTCTGGTCGAGCTTTACGCCGAAGCAACCGGCTGCGAACTGGTGGTGGCCGACGGCACCGATGCCGTGTTGATTGGCACCGCCATCAATGCTGCCAGCGCCGCCGGACTTTATCCCGGCCTTGCTGAGGCAGGCGCAGCCATGGCTGAACCAGGGCGGCTCGTTGTGCCGAACCGGGATATGAAAGGTATTTACGACCGCGACTACGCGCGTTTTCTCGCCATGCAGCGGCACCGGGCCGAGCTGGATGCTATCTGA
- a CDS encoding HAD family hydrolase, with protein sequence MHDPATKLVIFDCDGVLVDSEPISVEVMVTEFEKAGVAIDADYVYRNFLGRSMATVVETAREEFSFAIGDSFLASLRTHLYERFRQDLKPIYGLHTALDDLQKAGIGWCVASSSQPDRIALSLSVTGLIERFQPHIFSATMVKNGKPAPDLFLYAAEKMATQPHQCVVVEDSPAGLTAARAAGMRALAFTGGGHATGEIYHGSIDALKPDAKFDAMANLVQFVL encoded by the coding sequence ATGCACGACCCGGCCACCAAGCTGGTGATTTTCGATTGCGACGGCGTGCTTGTCGATAGCGAGCCGATTTCGGTCGAGGTCATGGTGACCGAGTTTGAAAAGGCAGGTGTGGCGATTGATGCCGATTATGTCTATCGCAACTTCCTCGGCCGCAGCATGGCAACGGTGGTGGAGACGGCCCGCGAGGAGTTTTCGTTTGCCATCGGTGACAGCTTTCTGGCCAGCCTGCGCACTCACCTCTATGAGCGCTTCCGGCAGGATTTAAAGCCCATTTACGGCCTACACACCGCACTGGATGACTTACAAAAAGCGGGCATTGGCTGGTGCGTAGCCTCCTCCAGCCAGCCAGATCGCATCGCGCTATCGCTCAGTGTCACCGGGCTGATCGAGCGTTTTCAGCCGCATATTTTCAGCGCCACCATGGTCAAAAACGGCAAACCCGCACCGGACCTGTTTCTCTACGCCGCCGAGAAAATGGCAACACAACCACACCAATGTGTGGTGGTGGAAGATAGCCCCGCAGGCCTCACCGCCGCCCGCGCCGCTGGCATGCGCGCCTTAGCCTTTACTGGCGGCGGCCATGCGACGGGCGAAATCTACCACGGCAGCATTGACGCCCTGAAGCCGGACGCCAAATTTGACGCCATGGCCAATCTGGTTCAGTTTGTTTTATGA
- a CDS encoding mannitol dehydrogenase family protein, whose amino-acid sequence MTIKLSLSTLPDASTKAAIPTYAREALTPGILHFGVGNFHRAHQAVYLHELFNLGKDLDFAIVGAGVLPSDATMKDKLAGQDYLTTVVEQDVAKSAATVTGPMVDMIAAPDFDGMIEKLADPAIRIVSMTITEGGYFIDPATGHFDPKHPAIVTDAQNPAQPKTVFGLIIAGLKARRAANIPPFTVMCCDNIPGNGEVTEATIIGLAKLSDPDFADWIHHHVAFPNSMVDRITPATGPREIDITRDTYGIDDAWPVFCEEFKQWVLEDKFPLGRPAFEEVGVTFVEDVAPYELMKLRILNGGHAAIAYPAALMDIHFVHEAMENPLIRAFLAKLTHDEIIPVVPPVPNTSLQDYATLIESRFSNPKIGDTIPRLAQDGSNRQPKFILPSTADRLAKGLDVTGLALVSALWCHYFEGTSDSGKPIVFNDASADRLQKTAIASRQDPLLFLALDDIFGTVGQNELFKTRFAKALSSLRTHGTAQTLQSYIDGGLAAA is encoded by the coding sequence ATGACCATAAAACTCTCCCTTTCCACCCTGCCCGACGCCTCCACAAAGGCCGCCATCCCGACATATGCCCGCGAGGCCCTCACCCCCGGCATCCTCCATTTCGGCGTTGGCAATTTCCACCGCGCCCATCAAGCGGTTTACCTGCACGAGCTGTTCAACCTCGGCAAAGACCTCGATTTCGCCATTGTCGGCGCGGGCGTGCTTCCCTCCGATGCCACGATGAAAGACAAGCTGGCAGGCCAGGATTACCTGACCACCGTGGTGGAACAGGATGTGGCGAAAAGCGCTGCCACCGTCACCGGTCCGATGGTGGATATGATCGCGGCACCGGATTTTGACGGCATGATTGAAAAGCTGGCTGATCCTGCCATTCGCATCGTCTCAATGACCATCACCGAAGGCGGTTATTTCATCGATCCCGCCACCGGCCATTTTGACCCAAAACACCCGGCCATCGTGACTGACGCCCAAAACCCCGCCCAGCCGAAAACCGTCTTCGGCCTGATCATCGCAGGCCTCAAGGCGCGCCGCGCCGCCAATATCCCACCCTTCACCGTGATGTGCTGCGACAATATCCCCGGCAATGGCGAGGTGACGGAAGCCACAATCATCGGCCTTGCCAAGCTTTCCGATCCCGATTTTGCCGATTGGATTCACCACCACGTCGCCTTCCCCAATTCCATGGTGGACCGCATCACCCCTGCCACCGGCCCGCGCGAAATCGACATCACCCGCGACACCTATGGCATTGATGATGCATGGCCGGTGTTTTGCGAGGAGTTCAAGCAATGGGTGCTGGAAGATAAATTCCCGCTTGGTCGCCCTGCCTTTGAAGAGGTTGGCGTCACCTTTGTGGAGGATGTTGCCCCCTATGAATTGATGAAGCTGCGCATTCTCAACGGCGGCCATGCGGCCATTGCCTATCCCGCAGCACTGATGGACATTCACTTCGTGCACGAAGCCATGGAAAACCCGCTGATCCGGGCTTTTCTTGCCAAGCTGACCCATGATGAAATCATCCCGGTGGTGCCACCCGTGCCTAACACCAGCTTGCAGGACTATGCCACGCTGATCGAGAGCCGCTTCTCCAACCCCAAGATCGGCGACACCATTCCGCGCTTGGCACAGGATGGCTCCAACCGCCAGCCGAAATTCATTCTGCCCTCAACGGCAGATCGTCTCGCCAAGGGGCTGGATGTCACCGGACTTGCCTTGGTGTCTGCCCTGTGGTGCCATTATTTTGAAGGCACATCCGATAGCGGCAAGCCAATAGTGTTCAACGATGCCAGTGCCGATCGTCTGCAAAAAACCGCCATTGCCTCACGACAAGATCCGCTGCTATTCCTAGCGCTGGACGATATTTTCGGCACCGTGGGACAAAATGAGCTGTTCAAGACGCGCTTTGCAAAAGCACTCTCAAGCCTTCGCACCCATGGCACAGCACAGACCCTGCAAAGCTACATCGATGGTGGCCTTGCCGCCGCATAA
- a CDS encoding L-iditol 2-dehydrogenase — MTGRLDGKSALITGSARGIGRAFAESYVREGATVAIADINMERALETAKAIGEKAYAVHLDVTNQASIDAAIKAVEEKTGGLDILINNAALFDLAPIVDITRESYDRLFSINVAGSLFMLQAAAKSMIARGKGGKIINMASQAGRRGEALVAVYCATKAAIISITQSAGLDLIKHGINVNAIAPGVVDGEHWDGVDALFARHENRAPGEKKKLVGEAVPFGRMGTAQDLTGMAIFLASSDADYVVAQTYNVDGGNWMS, encoded by the coding sequence ATGACTGGCAGGTTAGACGGAAAATCCGCCCTGATTACCGGATCGGCCCGTGGCATTGGCCGCGCTTTTGCGGAAAGCTATGTGCGGGAAGGTGCGACGGTTGCCATTGCCGACATTAATATGGAACGGGCTTTGGAGACAGCCAAAGCCATTGGTGAAAAAGCCTATGCCGTGCATCTGGATGTGACCAATCAGGCCTCTATCGACGCTGCCATCAAGGCGGTGGAAGAGAAAACTGGCGGCCTCGACATCCTCATCAACAACGCTGCCCTGTTTGATCTTGCGCCCATCGTGGACATTACCCGCGAGAGCTATGATCGGCTGTTTTCCATCAATGTTGCTGGCTCACTCTTCATGCTGCAAGCGGCGGCGAAATCGATGATTGCCCGTGGCAAGGGCGGCAAGATTATCAATATGGCCAGCCAGGCCGGGCGGCGCGGTGAAGCGCTGGTGGCGGTCTATTGCGCCACCAAGGCGGCGATTATCTCAATCACCCAATCGGCAGGGCTGGACCTGATCAAGCATGGCATCAATGTCAACGCCATCGCCCCAGGCGTGGTTGATGGCGAGCATTGGGATGGTGTGGATGCGCTGTTTGCCCGCCACGAGAACCGCGCCCCCGGCGAGAAGAAAAAGCTGGTGGGTGAGGCTGTTCCGTTTGGCCGCATGGGGACGGCGCAGGATCTCACCGGCATGGCGATTTTTCTGGCCTCAAGTGACGCAGATTATGTGGTGGCCCAGACGTATAATGTTGATGGCGGCAATTGGATGAGTTGA
- a CDS encoding ABC transporter ATP-binding protein: MGSIQLKNVSKAFAEHKVIPGIDLEINNGEFVVFVGPSGCGKSTLLRLIAGLEDTSGGKIFIDGTDATDRKPSERGLAMVFQSYALYPHMSVRSNIGFPLKMAGMDKGEIDKKVTDAARILNLTDYLDRKPRQLSGGQRQRVAIGRAIVRSPSCFLFDEPLSNLDAALRVNMRLEITELHQKLGATSIYVTHDQVEAMTMADKIVVLNKGRIEQVGSPMELYHKPANLFVAGFIGSPKMNLISGETAAKYGATTIGVRPEHVTLSTTDGAWKGKVTIAEHLGSDTHLHVDVEGLGHLTARADGDFTARHGDTVFITPDDSRIHRFNEQGLAA; encoded by the coding sequence ATGGGCAGTATTCAGCTTAAAAACGTCTCGAAAGCCTTTGCCGAACACAAGGTTATTCCCGGCATTGATCTGGAGATCAACAATGGCGAATTCGTTGTGTTTGTTGGTCCCTCCGGCTGCGGCAAATCCACCCTGCTGCGGCTGATTGCCGGGCTGGAGGACACATCGGGCGGCAAGATTTTCATTGACGGCACCGACGCCACAGACCGCAAACCGTCCGAGCGCGGCCTTGCCATGGTGTTTCAATCCTATGCGCTTTATCCGCATATGAGCGTGCGCTCCAATATTGGCTTTCCGCTGAAAATGGCGGGCATGGACAAGGGCGAGATTGACAAGAAGGTCACGGACGCCGCCCGCATTCTTAACCTCACGGATTATCTCGACCGCAAACCGCGCCAGCTTTCTGGCGGTCAGCGCCAGCGTGTGGCGATTGGCCGGGCGATTGTACGCTCACCCTCGTGCTTTTTGTTTGATGAGCCGCTCTCCAATCTGGATGCCGCGCTGCGCGTCAACATGCGGCTGGAAATCACCGAGCTGCACCAGAAGCTGGGCGCGACATCCATCTACGTCACCCACGATCAGGTCGAAGCCATGACTATGGCCGACAAGATTGTGGTGCTGAACAAGGGCCGGATTGAGCAGGTTGGCTCGCCAATGGAGCTCTATCACAAGCCCGCCAATCTGTTTGTCGCAGGCTTTATCGGCTCACCGAAAATGAACCTGATTTCTGGGGAGACAGCTGCGAAATATGGAGCGACCACCATCGGCGTGCGTCCGGAACATGTGACGCTCTCCACCACCGATGGCGCGTGGAAAGGCAAGGTAACGATTGCCGAACATCTCGGCTCCGACACCCATTTGCATGTTGATGTTGAAGGCCTCGGCCATCTCACCGCTCGTGCGGATGGCGATTTCACCGCCCGTCACGGCGACACGGTGTTCATCACCCCGGATGACAGCCGCATTCATCGTTTTAATGAACAGGGATTAGCAGCATGA
- a CDS encoding carbohydrate ABC transporter permease has protein sequence MARAISNKRKLTFTLIAWAIGLLMFFPILWTFLTSFKSEGDAIASPPVFLFFHWTTENYVEVQGRSDYFAHFMNSVIISFGSTLLGLVIAIPSAWAMAFSPTKRTKDVLMWMLSTKMMPPVGALIPIYLLFRDGGLLDSRIGLVGVLTMINLPIIIWMLYTYFKEIPGEILEAARMDGASLIKEIIYVLTPMAVPGIASTMLLNIILSWNEAFWTLNLTTSVAAPLTTFIASYSSPEGLFYAKLSAASTMAIAPIVVLGWFSQKQLVRGLTFGAVK, from the coding sequence ATGGCACGCGCAATATCCAACAAACGTAAGCTGACCTTTACCCTGATTGCCTGGGCCATTGGCTTGCTGATGTTCTTCCCGATCCTGTGGACCTTCCTCACCAGCTTCAAAAGCGAGGGCGATGCCATCGCCTCGCCTCCGGTGTTCCTGTTCTTCCACTGGACCACGGAAAACTATGTCGAGGTGCAAGGCCGCTCAGACTATTTTGCCCACTTCATGAACTCGGTGATCATCTCCTTTGGCTCCACGCTTCTGGGGCTAGTCATTGCCATTCCGTCCGCTTGGGCCATGGCATTTTCGCCCACCAAGCGCACCAAGGATGTGCTGATGTGGATGCTTTCCACCAAGATGATGCCGCCCGTGGGCGCGCTGATTCCGATCTATCTGCTGTTTCGCGATGGTGGATTGCTCGATAGCCGCATCGGTCTGGTCGGCGTGCTGACCATGATCAACCTGCCGATCATTATCTGGATGCTCTACACCTACTTCAAGGAAATTCCGGGCGAAATTCTGGAAGCCGCCCGCATGGATGGCGCATCCTTGATCAAAGAAATCATCTATGTGCTGACGCCGATGGCCGTGCCGGGCATTGCCTCGACCATGCTTTTGAACATCATTCTGTCGTGGAACGAGGCGTTTTGGACCCTCAACCTCACCACGTCAGTGGCGGCACCGCTCACCACCTTCATCGCCTCCTATTCCAGCCCCGAAGGCCTGTTTTACGCCAAGCTCTCGGCTGCCTCCACCATGGCGATTGCTCCAATCGTTGTGCTCGGATGGTTCAGCCAGAAACAGCTGGTGCGCGGGCTCACCTTCGGCGCGGTTAAATAA